The following is a genomic window from Bactrocera tryoni isolate S06 chromosome 2, CSIRO_BtryS06_freeze2, whole genome shotgun sequence.
GCACAACACGCCAAtcagtaatatatttttataggatTTCCGAAGTTAGCTTTTGgggttacaaacttaatatactatatatagccTAATAGGAGTCGCTACTTACTTCACAACCAGTGACACACTCACATCCCTCAAGGATTGCGCAACATTATCAGGTAAAACTTGTGCCTTTTTCCAAAGCTgtagagaaaacaaaaaatatgcatatttttgcattaaaagagttgcataatattttattttatcgttTTTCACCTTCTCAATAATGCTCAACGATTTAATAACTTCAACAAGCGCTTCGGGGAGTTTATCTTCATTTTGTATATTTCCATTACCATTTGCATTTTCATATTCGTAGTCTATAACACCTTCACCCTCTGACGCATCATCGCCATCGGAATCGACCCACTCTgttgcagaaaatattttaattaataattctGACACGCATGTatgaaaaataactaaaagcTAAGTATCAAGCGCAGAACAATGCCAATgggatttttttcaataacgGTTATGGCCGCGTTACCTTCTTCATCATTCGATACTAAGTTCGTAATAATTTCTGCAACAACACGCTGAGCGTCCAATAAGTTACCGACGTCCTTGATTGCAATTTCAGCCGGTGTAGGAAGTTCTTGTTGACGTCTTCGTAATGCGGCGCTTTCTTCGGTCTCCTCTAAAAGTTTTCAATCAATTTAATTCaatgcataaataatttttaccaacTGCTGCTTCGTACCTTCTTCCATTTCAACATTGAAGTCCATTACTGATATACTTTCATTTTGGTCATTTTCTCTATGATTAGTCAACAAATTCGACAATGCTTCCTGTTGATCAATTTGTAAAGTTTCTGAGATACTATTCAATATATTGCAAGTATAAGCTGCTGACAAAGCCGGCACATTTGATAAAATACCTGAAAAAAGTGTATTGGtgtgaaaagtttttattttcttacaaaataattaatcacCAGCGCCTAATGTTCGTAGGTATTGATGTCCATAACTGCCTGTAACATTcagcaaacttaatatttcaGGGACATGCTGAGTTAATGCATTCCAAATTTTTTGATTGCCCTCCGTCACCACTAATAAGCATTGCGCTACGGAAATTGCAATATccaaaccaaaaatattgtaatcCAGACAACGTATAAAACTGCCTATTAATTGTGACTGGTTAAAGGTTTCTAAAGCAAGAGTAGAACTTTCACAAAGGTTCCAAAGAAGATTTATAGCCTGCAAAAATGTATCCGACCGTATATCTAGTTGACCTAATGCAGCATCGAAGTTTGGCACCCATTCGCCATCCTGGGCGTATTCATTCAATAAAGTCAAAAGTGGCGTGAGCACATCCTGTTCAACAAATAGCTCACAAACTTCCTAAAGcgtataaagtaaatttgatttaaagttatttaatatgATATTTAAATGTTCCACCTATAACTTACTGGCATACAAACAGTAAAGTTACGTAGTGCACCTGCTGCTGCATTTCGCAAAGGTTGGTCGCGATCGTAGAGATATGGTGCAGATATGCGTATGATGTCGCTCTGGCATATGGCAGTTAGTTTATCTTTTTTGCCAGATTGCACTAGCACTGCTAATGATTGCAAAGCATTCAATTTTTCCTCGACATTAACATTAAGGAGTTGTTCGCGTATTGTATCCACTGGACCCAAACCATTTTCCATTAAATCTTCATCGTGGTTCAAAAAATCGGCAACACCATTTAAACTCAAAGGATTCGAATTCGCTACAAGGCGTACGCGGTTGCGTCTGGTTTTACCCATTTTCTTTAACTATTACGAATAGATGACACTCTAGCAATAGCTCTATGCTCAGGAAACTCCAAAGCTTAGTAAATAATTCACACAAAAAACTACCAGACCCCCACGTGcataaacacaacaacaatcgGTTTTTTACTCTATCCTACAGTCGATATTTAGCGGTTGTCTCGTTTTATTACTGATTTTCATTTTCGagtttcgttttgttttgtgtcTTATTTCGTTTCTCTTTAATCAGTTGTATTTCGAATTCTACAGCATTTTCGAAAGAATCCAAATTGGTAAGCTGCCATACTCTCGTCAAAATTTATTCCAATTAGATTGATCATTGACTTATAATATTAGTTAGCtaataaaaattggaattaaaacatTCACTTTCCGGCTCCTATTACCTTTCAGAAACATGCAACAATTAGCAAATGTTTTTTGCTGGCAAAGCAATCCCTACTATCTGAAATATAAACCAAAACTTTTCTGGAAATATGTtcttaaaatgaatttttataagcattttttcttaaatcttCAATGGAACTCTATAATTTCGAATCTTATTAGTACgcctaaaatgaaaaataacgtaaaatCACATTTCATAAGTTAACAGGGGAACGAAAAACGTTACATATGCTATAACTCTTCATTgtgacaaaattttaattttggttaaaacATGGTTATATCTAATAGTTGAATCTTAAAATGTTCAATTTTCcgatgatgaatttttttgcatttcaagtGGCGATACATTTGTTAATGAAAACCCAGCGAAACATTGTACATTGTTGGAAAAACATTTAGTCTGGCAACTAATGAGAAGGAGCAATGAAGTAAAATTGAAGAAACGAAGTATCAGCCAGCAACCAGCAGCAAGAGGAGCTTTTAACTAGTGTAGGTAATAGCTACGTAAAAAAATGGTTTGCATTGAAGGAAAGTGTGACCTTCGCAGTTAGTTCTTGGGATATTATAAATGAAGACAATAAGTTTGaagaaaattcttgaaaaagtgCATAAAATTGTAGTGAATTCTCGTTTTGCTATCGCATATTTTATACTTGCTTCGCCAAAGAAGAGAAGCGATAAATAACGTGAAGAAGCTAATGTGTGAACGATATGTATGTGGTTGGTGTGTAGCATAATAAGAATGTAAATGTAAAGAGAACAAAGAAGGAACGTGTGCAattagtgtatgtgtgtatgtgagaaAGGAGAAGCACGCAAAGGCACACACAAAATCGCTGGGAAGTGAACTGCTCTCAACTCGACATTGTGGAAAGCTCTTTTTGGGGCTTATATTCATGAGATATAAATCAGAGTTGCAATTGTGGATGGTGGATTTTTATGTATGGCATGTCAAAATAAAGCAGAGGAAAGTAGCAGTTTAAGGAAGTTGTTAATATCTGAACACATCATGTGAATATTCAATTATAAACAGGGGCCGGTAAGTTAAATGAGTTAAAATATTGAAGTATAAATCCATAAAACCCATGTGTTGACTTGAAGTGTCGTCACTTGGATGTGAGTTTGCTGAAATTTGTAATAATGGTAtccaaatttgtttacatatagtTAGAGAATCTCatgttattaattatttaacaattacaataaaatagaaCAATTTATGCAGTaacttatttaataatttttataaaaaaaatttaactctgAAGTTAATTGGTAGTAGATGTTCCACATTTTCTTTTTGGAAATAGATATCTTAGCTGTTTTAGGAAAGAGCACCCGTGGCAATAAATTCACCGGGGACCTATAAGATATTGTTAAGGAGTTAGGCAgtaaagttttgattttttttttaactcatatGAAATTAATCAGTATTCCTAGAAATTCGTGTCAAGTCGTGTGagctaaaattttttacatcagATTTTTtggtattcaaaaattaaaagtgttttcatatgtatgtcggtatgtttttttaattttgagcactttttatgtataaattatggTAACCtcgaaattttatattcaatttcgtttaaaatttttatttaacaataaaaaatcagcAGATTTTTTTCGCCAAATATCGTATTTCCCCTTCaaagtgttcaaaaaataataaagattgTTATTTCGTTAAATCCTCTCCTCATTATCTTGGGAATCTAATGAAAAAACGTGACTTTTTGCTTTGGATGATTCAGTAtggagtataaatataaaatataacaattgtGAACaatcacaattaaaaaaaaaagtaataactaatgtttttaataaaaaatagtgatatatatttataaaaagtaaaatatataaatatatctataaaggtaaaaataccaaaacaaattaatgaaaattcccatcaaattaaataatatggCAATAACAGTGTATTTAGGGATTCTACCCCAATGTACATCATGTGCGTGCAAGGCTGTGTACAGCAGAATGCAAGAGAATGAAGCAATGAATAACTGCGGtgttataaaagaaatttttgaagaGGAGCGCCATACGCGTAGTAGGTGGAGAAAATCGACAAGTAAAAGGAAAACCTTCTATTATATCTTGAtcttttcatattaaaattattttaaatatggcaAAATGTGTAAACGAATTTGAAGTGTTTTTTTATATCCATTATGGAAACCTTTCCATTGCTCAACAATATATTGAACTAAACCATTTCCATGCTATTTATTCTGCTTCGGTTAAGGTATTCTAAGACCTTAGTGCATCCTGTCAAAAGAAGTTCATGTTagaatgtgaaaatattttgagttaaaTGGGCAACTCTGTTATTGGGATTCAACTGTTTCCATCATTCACATTCAATTACTCTTTGCAATTTTCGCAGATTTTCTGATTCTTCGACTTCTTCTGTAGTTTGTTTCACTGGTTTGTCCGTGAGTATAGCAGATTCGTGCAATTTTCTTCTACGATTACTTTATAAATTGATGGTTTGTTCTGCCGATTCTGTCTATTTTACACGAGTGCAACAAAATTCGAATTATATATCTTCATCCAGATCATAA
Proteins encoded in this region:
- the LOC120769139 gene encoding HEAT repeat-containing protein 3 is translated as MGKTRRNRVRLVANSNPLSLNGVADFLNHDEDLMENGLGPVDTIREQLLNVNVEEKLNALQSLAVLVQSGKKDKLTAICQSDIIRISAPYLYDRDQPLRNAAAGALRNFTVCMPEVCELFVEQDVLTPLLTLLNEYAQDGEWVPNFDAALGQLDIRSDTFLQAINLLWNLCESSTLALETFNQSQLIGSFIRCLDYNIFGLDIAISVAQCLLVVTEGNQKIWNALTQHVPEILSLLNVTGSYGHQYLRTLGAGILSNVPALSAAYTCNILNSISETLQIDQQEALSNLLTNHRENDQNESISVMDFNVEMEEEETEESAALRRRQQELPTPAEIAIKDVGNLLDAQRVVAEIITNLVSNDEEEWVDSDGDDASEGEGVIDYEYENANGNGNIQNEDKLPEALVEVIKSLSIIEKLWKKAQVLPDNVAQSLRDVSVSLVVKVKNLRISSLLCLQNLCNALSPEDLGGAKAIYDVWVELGQQVFKGPQDVSVMEPATSLMRATLERLKTNKELFSQMVENDLELIFNGVKNCSVAEIRANWLRMLGTLGCLLSENLVRIIITFIVEACSEEEDVWTISEALDALMDMFADNDWPKLIIELNLPEVLKKLEKMFKNKMRQQRRELKERYPAVQTVRTNLTRFIRYMETEADKYARNA